Proteins found in one Streptococcus criceti HS-6 genomic segment:
- a CDS encoding SatD family protein, whose protein sequence is MTYLALIGDIINSKELKDRAQVQEQLLGLMQAINKDYASVIVSPFTVTTGDEFQALLRPSDNIFQIIDNIQMQLLPVQIRFGLGLGEMLTPINDKQSIGSDGPAFWWAREAINHVHDKTDYGVARIALSCDNQLIQESVNSLLASGDFIKSKWTANQLAILKALLEQQSYQEQFEHQMIADALGIKPSGFSKRLKASGLKHYLRSRKAAAHLIIAASRSNDQQQSSEEENHA, encoded by the coding sequence ATGACTTATCTTGCTCTTATTGGTGATATTATCAATTCCAAAGAACTCAAAGACCGTGCTCAGGTGCAGGAGCAGTTGCTGGGCTTAATGCAGGCAATCAATAAGGATTATGCTTCTGTTATTGTGTCACCATTCACAGTAACGACAGGTGATGAATTTCAGGCTTTATTACGACCCAGTGATAATATTTTTCAAATTATTGATAATATACAGATGCAACTGTTGCCTGTTCAAATTCGTTTCGGATTAGGTCTAGGAGAGATGCTGACTCCTATCAACGATAAGCAGAGCATTGGGTCGGACGGCCCAGCCTTTTGGTGGGCTCGTGAAGCTATCAACCATGTTCATGATAAGACTGATTATGGGGTTGCGCGTATCGCACTGTCTTGTGATAATCAGCTGATTCAAGAAAGTGTTAATAGCCTGCTGGCCTCTGGAGATTTTATTAAGTCTAAATGGACTGCAAATCAACTGGCTATTTTAAAAGCCCTGCTGGAACAGCAGAGCTATCAAGAACAATTTGAACATCAAATGATTGCAGATGCTTTAGGAATTAAACCCAGTGGCTTTAGCAAACGACTGAAAGCCAGCGGTTTAAAGCATTATTTACGCAGCCGCAAGGCAGCAGCACATTTGATTATTGCAGCAAGTAGAAGCAATGATCAACAACAAAGTAGCGAGGAGGAGAACCATGCTTGA
- a CDS encoding GntR family transcriptional regulator: MLPAYIRIHDAIKNEIDQGVWKIGSRLPSERDLSDQFEVSRMTLRQAVTLLVDEGILERRIGSGTYVASQRVQEKIRGTTSFTEIIKAQGKEPSSKLISYERTYPNEQEIRHLGVTPKSYIIRMERVRYADNIPVVYEVTSIPERLIRNFKRKEVTNHFFQTLTDHGYIIGKSQQTISADIVDPQLTKELAVEQGHAILSLTQTSYLDDGTAFEFVRSQYVAGRFEFYLENH, encoded by the coding sequence ATGTTACCAGCTTATATTCGGATTCATGATGCCATCAAGAATGAAATAGATCAGGGGGTTTGGAAAATTGGCAGCCGTCTGCCCAGTGAAAGGGATTTATCTGATCAGTTTGAAGTCAGTCGGATGACCTTGCGACAGGCCGTTACACTCTTGGTTGATGAAGGCATCTTAGAAAGACGGATAGGCAGTGGCACTTATGTGGCCAGCCAACGAGTCCAAGAAAAAATCCGCGGAACAACCAGTTTCACAGAGATCATCAAAGCTCAGGGCAAAGAGCCATCGAGCAAATTGATTTCTTATGAAAGAACTTATCCAAATGAACAAGAAATCCGTCATCTGGGTGTCACACCTAAATCTTATATTATTCGGATGGAACGGGTTCGCTATGCCGATAATATCCCTGTCGTTTATGAGGTAACCAGTATTCCTGAACGGCTAATTCGCAACTTTAAGAGAAAAGAAGTTACCAATCATTTTTTTCAGACATTGACAGACCATGGTTATATTATTGGGAAGAGTCAACAAACTATTTCTGCTGACATTGTTGATCCTCAACTGACCAAAGAGCTAGCTGTTGAACAGGGACATGCTATTTTGTCCTTAACGCAGACCTCCTACCTAGATGATGGCACAGCTTTTGAATTTGTCCGCAGTCAATATGTAGCTGGACGTTTTGAATTTTATTTAGAAAACCACTAA
- a CDS encoding antibiotic biosynthesis monooxygenase family protein, producing MTYVQTAVFTVEADYQEQFAQKIKNDVTSLKAWDGNISAEGWQGDEQDGKVDFILMSKWANKDDFGAWLNRPEHAERHQRPEVKEVRKHVTRKVASYQILAD from the coding sequence ATGACTTACGTACAAACCGCAGTATTTACAGTAGAAGCTGACTATCAAGAACAATTTGCGCAAAAAATTAAAAATGATGTGACTTCACTCAAAGCTTGGGATGGCAATATCTCTGCCGAAGGTTGGCAAGGCGATGAGCAAGATGGCAAAGTGGATTTCATTTTGATGTCAAAATGGGCCAACAAAGACGATTTTGGAGCTTGGCTCAACCGCCCAGAGCATGCTGAAAGGCATCAAAGACCAGAAGTCAAAGAAGTTCGCAAACACGTGACGAGAAAAGTAGCCAGCTACCAAATTTTGGCAGATTAA
- a CDS encoding TetR/AcrR family transcriptional regulator: MAQKRQTETKNYLKKALIRLLSEKDFETITISDLTKTAGINRGTFYLHYRDKYDMINQMKEEMLTQLFNILQKEDLDEDPKPVIKEVLDYLVGDFDFVSVIAKTSYVNFSQIIKDFVFQLIISHPNNPHWKKIIAKHYDIPEDYALEVYLASSESLITYWINQGAGKSTADMADIIVKALFLDEPI, encoded by the coding sequence ATGGCTCAAAAACGACAGACTGAAACCAAAAACTATCTCAAGAAGGCTCTAATCCGCCTACTATCGGAAAAGGATTTTGAAACGATTACTATCTCGGACTTGACCAAGACAGCGGGAATTAATCGCGGAACCTTCTATCTCCATTATCGGGATAAATATGACATGATTAATCAGATGAAAGAAGAAATGCTGACTCAGCTTTTTAATATTTTGCAAAAAGAAGACTTAGATGAAGATCCTAAGCCTGTGATAAAAGAGGTTTTGGACTATCTGGTGGGAGACTTCGACTTTGTCTCTGTGATTGCAAAAACTTCTTATGTCAATTTCTCCCAAATCATCAAGGATTTTGTCTTTCAACTCATTATCAGCCACCCTAACAACCCTCATTGGAAAAAGATTATCGCCAAGCACTATGATATTCCGGAAGACTATGCCTTAGAAGTTTACCTAGCTAGTAGTGAAAGCCTCATTACCTATTGGATCAATCAAGGTGCTGGCAAAAGTACAGCTGATATGGCTGATATTATCGTAAAAGCACTATTTTTAGATGAGCCTATTTAA
- a CDS encoding class Ib ribonucleoside-diphosphate reductase assembly flavoprotein NrdI, giving the protein MVKVAYASRSGNVEKIVNTLGVPDVLKIETGQEVIDGDYIIFTYSTGQGQVPKIVETFLAKNSGVKAVVGSGSMAKHAKTFNFAAETISQHYQIPILAKLDGTGTKEELEKLARTLEQY; this is encoded by the coding sequence ATGGTAAAAGTCGCTTATGCCAGCCGTTCTGGTAATGTCGAAAAAATTGTTAACACACTTGGCGTCCCTGATGTACTTAAGATTGAGACAGGTCAGGAAGTTATTGATGGGGACTACATTATTTTTACTTATTCAACTGGTCAAGGTCAGGTGCCAAAAATAGTTGAGACTTTTTTGGCTAAGAATTCTGGTGTGAAGGCTGTTGTCGGCAGTGGCTCTATGGCTAAGCATGCGAAAACCTTTAATTTTGCAGCCGAAACAATCAGTCAGCACTATCAGATTCCTATTCTGGCCAAGTTAGACGGCACCGGAACGAAAGAAGAACTGGAAAAACTAGCACGGACCTTGGAGCAGTATTAA
- a CDS encoding alpha/beta hydrolase, which produces MIEYHDSYFPAVGKWRKLHIYLPDDYYNSQDTYPVMYFFDGQNLFFDQMATYGKSWGLYDFLENWPKKMIVVGLECGHEGNERLSEYSPYDIDSDFFGGHINGLGQETMDWLVNDIKPYVDKTYRTYVFREATAIAGSSMGGLMAIYALAKYNHIFSKAACLSSAILGDLQADVAASNLDSNSRIYLSWGRLEAGHTHGDPLDSPTAKANLAIEAAFQSYGAATYIYCQEGSRHREADWQKQVPIFMDFLWMR; this is translated from the coding sequence ATGATTGAGTATCATGATTCTTATTTTCCAGCTGTTGGTAAGTGGCGAAAATTGCATATTTACCTGCCTGACGATTACTATAATAGTCAGGATACCTATCCTGTTATGTATTTCTTTGATGGACAGAACCTTTTCTTTGACCAGATGGCAACTTATGGCAAATCTTGGGGACTTTACGATTTCCTAGAAAACTGGCCGAAGAAGATGATTGTTGTTGGGCTTGAATGCGGTCACGAAGGCAATGAACGCTTATCAGAATACAGTCCTTATGATATTGACTCAGATTTTTTTGGCGGTCATATTAATGGCCTAGGCCAAGAAACTATGGATTGGCTGGTTAACGATATCAAGCCCTATGTTGACAAAACTTATCGCACCTATGTCTTTCGTGAAGCTACAGCTATTGCTGGCTCCTCAATGGGAGGCTTGATGGCCATTTATGCTCTGGCTAAATATAATCATATTTTCTCAAAGGCGGCCTGCCTCTCCTCTGCCATCTTGGGCGACTTGCAAGCCGATGTTGCAGCAAGCAACCTTGATTCTAATAGCCGAATCTATCTGTCTTGGGGACGCCTTGAGGCTGGTCATACTCATGGTGACCCTTTGGACAGTCCGACAGCTAAGGCAAATCTAGCCATTGAAGCAGCTTTTCAAAGTTACGGTGCTGCTACTTATATTTACTGTCAAGAAGGCAGTCGCCACCGTGAAGCGGATTGGCAGAAGCAAGTTCCCATCTTTATGGATTTCCTCTGGATGCGATGA
- a CDS encoding putative DNA-binding protein, producing the protein MEIEKTNRMNALFEFYAPLLTDKQMNYIELYYADDYSLAEIADEFGVSRQAVYDNIKRTEKILEDYERKLHMYSDYIVRSQIFDSILENYPNDAYLQENISLLTSIDNRD; encoded by the coding sequence ATGGAAATTGAAAAAACCAATCGCATGAATGCGCTTTTCGAGTTTTATGCTCCACTCCTGACGGACAAGCAGATGAACTATATTGAGCTCTACTATGCAGATGATTATAGCTTAGCTGAGATTGCTGATGAGTTTGGCGTCAGTCGTCAGGCGGTTTATGATAATATCAAGCGAACTGAGAAAATTTTGGAAGACTATGAGCGAAAGCTCCACATGTATTCCGATTATATTGTTCGTAGCCAGATTTTCGACAGTATTTTAGAGAACTATCCTAATGATGCGTATCTGCAGGAAAATATTTCTCTCTTAACCAGTATTGATAATCGAGATTAA
- the msrB gene encoding peptide-methionine (R)-S-oxide reductase MsrB, whose translation MAKENEQELRQRIGDLAYEVTQNAVTERAFTGEYDEHFEKGIYVDIVSGQPLFSSTDKYDSGCGWPAFTKPIEEQKVTNHKDLSYGMRRIEVRSQEADSHLGHVFNDGPIDKGGLRYCINSAALRFVPYENMATEGYADYLKLFDD comes from the coding sequence ATGGCAAAAGAAAATGAACAAGAGTTACGCCAGCGTATCGGAGATCTGGCTTATGAGGTGACACAGAACGCTGTTACTGAGCGTGCCTTTACAGGAGAGTATGATGAGCACTTTGAAAAAGGGATCTATGTAGATATTGTTAGTGGACAGCCTCTGTTTTCATCGACAGACAAGTATGATTCAGGTTGTGGCTGGCCGGCTTTTACTAAGCCGATTGAAGAGCAGAAGGTGACCAACCACAAGGACTTATCGTACGGGATGAGACGTATTGAAGTTCGTAGTCAAGAAGCAGATTCTCACCTTGGGCATGTCTTCAATGATGGCCCGATTGATAAGGGAGGTTTACGCTACTGTATCAATTCTGCAGCCCTTAGATTTGTCCCCTATGAGAATATGGCAACAGAAGGTTACGCAGACTACTTGAAGCTCTTTGATGATTAA
- a CDS encoding YjjG family noncanonical pyrimidine nucleotidase, which translates to MLYKYLLFDLDHTLLDFDAAENLALHQLLLEAQVSDIAAYMDYYVPMNRGLWDDLSLGKISKQELIDTRFARLFAHFDQDVDGRYYAQRYQHFLSQQGQVLEGAKELLGILGARGYRLFAATNGVTFIQNGRLDRSGIKDYFEQVFISDDLGHQKPTVAYFDKVAQAIKGFDRKQALMIGDGLLSDIQGGNNAGIDTVWYNPDGKENTNQAQPTYTVATYQKLLEILD; encoded by the coding sequence ATGCTCTACAAATACCTTCTTTTTGATCTCGATCATACCCTGCTGGATTTTGATGCTGCGGAAAACCTTGCGCTGCACCAACTTTTGCTTGAGGCGCAAGTGTCAGATATTGCAGCTTATATGGACTATTATGTCCCCATGAATCGTGGGCTTTGGGATGATTTGAGCTTGGGTAAGATCAGCAAGCAAGAGTTGATCGATACGCGTTTTGCCCGACTATTTGCCCACTTTGATCAAGATGTGGATGGCCGCTATTATGCCCAGCGTTATCAGCACTTCCTCAGCCAGCAGGGACAGGTTTTAGAGGGGGCTAAGGAACTTCTGGGGATCCTTGGGGCGCGTGGTTATCGTCTCTTTGCTGCGACTAATGGGGTGACTTTTATCCAAAACGGTCGTTTGGATCGCTCTGGTATTAAAGACTATTTCGAGCAGGTGTTTATCTCGGATGATCTGGGTCATCAAAAACCGACTGTTGCTTACTTTGACAAGGTTGCGCAGGCTATCAAGGGCTTTGACCGCAAGCAGGCCCTTATGATCGGTGATGGTCTTCTCAGTGATATTCAAGGCGGTAACAATGCTGGGATTGATACGGTTTGGTACAATCCAGATGGTAAGGAGAATACCAATCAGGCTCAGCCGACCTATACGGTAGCTACTTACCAGAAGCTACTAGAAATTCTCGATTAA
- the ffh gene encoding signal recognition particle protein, producing the protein MAFESLTERLQGVFKNIRGKKKLSDKDVQEVTKEIRLALLEADVALPVVKDFIKRVRERAVGHEIIDTLDPTQQIIKIVNEELTAILGSETAEIEKSPKIPTIIMIIGLQGAGKTTFAGKLANKLVKEENARPLMIAADIYRPAAIDQLKTLGQQISVPVFDMGTDVPATEIVKSGLAQARENHNDYVLIDTAGRLQIDETLMQELRDVKDLAQPNEILLVVDSMIGQEAANVAREFNQKLDITGVVLTKIDGDTRGGAALSVRQITGRPIKFTGTGEKITDIETFHPDRMSSRILGMGDLLTLIEKASQEYDEKRSAEIAEKMRENTFDFNDFIEQLDQMQSMGPMEDLLKMLPGMAGNPALSNLKVDERAIARKRAIVSSMTPEERENPDLLNPSRRRRIAAGSGNSFVDVNKFIKDFNQAKSMMQGVMSGDMNKAMKQMGLDPNQLPKNGSGMDMSALEGMMGQGGMPDISALAGTNGMPDMSQMLGGGLKGKIGQFAVNQAMKRQANKLKKAKKKRGKKK; encoded by the coding sequence ATGGCTTTTGAAAGTTTAACTGAACGTTTACAAGGCGTTTTCAAAAATATTCGCGGCAAGAAGAAGCTCTCTGACAAAGATGTCCAAGAGGTTACTAAGGAAATTCGTCTGGCTCTGCTAGAAGCTGATGTCGCATTACCAGTTGTTAAAGATTTTATCAAACGGGTACGCGAACGGGCTGTTGGCCATGAAATTATTGACACCTTGGATCCAACTCAACAAATTATCAAGATTGTCAATGAAGAATTGACAGCAATTCTGGGTTCTGAAACGGCGGAAATTGAAAAATCTCCTAAGATTCCAACCATTATTATGATTATTGGTCTTCAAGGGGCGGGTAAAACAACTTTTGCTGGTAAATTGGCTAATAAATTAGTCAAAGAAGAAAATGCCCGTCCTTTGATGATTGCAGCTGATATTTACCGTCCAGCGGCTATTGATCAGCTGAAAACCTTAGGTCAGCAAATTAGCGTGCCAGTTTTTGATATGGGAACTGATGTCCCTGCGACTGAAATCGTTAAAAGTGGTCTGGCTCAAGCTCGGGAAAATCATAATGACTATGTCTTGATCGATACGGCTGGTCGTCTGCAGATTGATGAGACCCTGATGCAGGAACTGCGGGATGTCAAAGACTTGGCCCAGCCCAATGAAATTCTCTTGGTTGTTGATTCTATGATTGGTCAAGAAGCAGCCAACGTTGCCCGTGAGTTCAACCAGAAACTGGATATCACAGGTGTCGTCCTCACCAAGATTGATGGTGATACACGCGGTGGTGCAGCCTTGTCTGTTCGCCAAATTACTGGCCGTCCGATTAAATTTACCGGTACTGGTGAAAAGATTACTGACATCGAAACCTTCCACCCAGATCGGATGTCTAGCCGTATTTTGGGTATGGGAGACCTATTGACACTGATTGAAAAGGCCAGTCAAGAATACGATGAAAAGCGCTCAGCAGAAATTGCTGAAAAAATGCGCGAAAATACTTTCGATTTTAATGATTTTATTGAGCAGCTGGATCAAATGCAAAGTATGGGACCGATGGAAGATCTTCTGAAAATGCTTCCTGGTATGGCTGGAAATCCTGCACTTAGCAATCTTAAAGTAGATGAGCGTGCGATTGCTCGCAAGCGTGCGATTGTCTCATCGATGACACCAGAAGAACGTGAGAATCCTGATTTGCTCAACCCAAGCCGTCGCCGCCGAATCGCAGCAGGGTCCGGAAATAGCTTTGTTGATGTCAATAAATTTATCAAGGATTTTAATCAGGCTAAGTCTATGATGCAGGGCGTTATGAGCGGTGATATGAACAAGGCTATGAAACAAATGGGCTTGGATCCTAATCAATTGCCTAAAAATGGTTCTGGTATGGACATGTCAGCCCTTGAGGGTATGATGGGACAAGGAGGTATGCCTGATATATCAGCCTTGGCTGGTACTAATGGTATGCCCGATATGAGTCAAATGCTTGGCGGTGGCTTGAAGGGGAAAATTGGTCAGTTCGCTGTTAATCAAGCTATGAAACGTCAGGCCAATAAACTTAAAAAAGCCAAGAAAAAACGCGGCAAGAAGAAGTAG
- the guaA gene encoding glutamine-hydrolyzing GMP synthase yields MTEFNNLEKIIVLDYGSQYNQLIARRIREIGVFSELKSHKITAQEVREINPIGIILSGGPNSVYAENSFGIDEEIFQLGIPILGICYGMQLLTDRLGGKVVPAGQTGSSEYGQSTLHLRQDSELFTDTPKEQVVLMSHGDAVTEIPQGFHLVGDSADCPYAAIENSNRKIYGIQFHPEVRHSVYGNDILRNFALNICEAKGDWSMDNFIEMEITKIRQTVGERKVLLGLSGGVDSSVVGVLLQKAIGDQLTCIFVDHGLLRKNEGDQVMNMLGGKFGLNIIRVDASERFLNLLAGVDDPEKKRKIIGNEFVYVFDDEAGKLKGVNFLAQGTLYTDIIESGTETAQTIKSHHNVGGLPEDMQFQLIEPLNTLFKDEVRALGTALGMPDDIVWRQPFPGPGLAIRVMGDVTAEKLKTVRESDAILREEIAKAGLQRDVWQYFTVNTGVRSVGVMGDGRTYDYTIAIRAITSIDGMTADFAKLPWDVLQKISTRIVNEVDHVNRIVYDITSKPPATVEWE; encoded by the coding sequence ATGACTGAATTTAACAATCTTGAAAAGATCATCGTTTTGGACTACGGTAGTCAATACAATCAATTGATTGCTCGTCGAATTCGTGAAATCGGTGTCTTTTCTGAACTCAAAAGCCATAAGATTACTGCCCAGGAAGTTAGAGAAATAAATCCAATTGGTATCATCCTCTCTGGTGGTCCTAACTCTGTCTATGCAGAAAATTCTTTTGGTATTGATGAAGAAATCTTCCAGCTTGGTATTCCAATACTGGGTATTTGTTACGGCATGCAGCTCCTTACTGACCGACTAGGTGGTAAGGTAGTACCAGCTGGTCAAACTGGAAGCAGCGAGTATGGTCAATCCACCTTGCATCTACGTCAGGACTCCGAACTCTTTACTGACACACCAAAGGAACAAGTTGTTCTCATGAGCCATGGCGATGCCGTCACCGAAATTCCTCAGGGCTTCCATCTGGTTGGTGACTCAGCTGATTGTCCCTATGCAGCTATTGAAAATTCCAATCGAAAGATCTATGGCATTCAGTTTCACCCCGAGGTTCGTCATTCAGTCTATGGTAATGATATTTTGAGGAACTTCGCCCTAAATATCTGTGAGGCCAAGGGTGATTGGTCTATGGATAATTTTATCGAAATGGAAATCACTAAGATTCGCCAAACAGTTGGTGAGCGGAAGGTTCTCCTCGGTCTATCAGGCGGTGTCGATTCGTCTGTTGTTGGTGTCCTTTTACAAAAGGCCATCGGCGACCAATTGACCTGCATTTTTGTTGACCATGGCTTACTTCGGAAAAACGAAGGTGATCAAGTTATGAATATGCTAGGAGGAAAGTTTGGGCTCAATATCATCCGTGTGGATGCTTCCGAGCGCTTTCTTAACCTTCTAGCTGGCGTTGACGACCCTGAGAAAAAACGCAAGATTATTGGAAATGAATTCGTCTATGTCTTTGATGACGAAGCCGGCAAACTCAAAGGGGTTAACTTCTTGGCGCAGGGTACGCTCTACACAGACATCATTGAGTCCGGAACCGAAACAGCCCAGACTATCAAATCCCATCATAATGTCGGTGGTCTGCCAGAAGATATGCAGTTTCAATTAATTGAACCCCTTAACACCCTATTTAAAGATGAAGTTAGGGCTCTAGGTACTGCACTAGGTATGCCTGATGATATTGTCTGGCGACAACCCTTCCCTGGTCCCGGTCTAGCTATCCGTGTCATGGGAGATGTCACAGCTGAAAAATTGAAAACGGTTCGGGAATCCGACGCTATTCTTCGAGAAGAAATCGCCAAAGCCGGTCTTCAACGTGATGTTTGGCAATACTTTACGGTTAATACTGGTGTACGATCTGTCGGTGTCATGGGCGACGGTCGAACTTATGACTACACCATTGCCATTCGTGCTATCACTTCCATCGACGGTATGACTGCAGATTTTGCCAAACTCCCTTGGGATGTGCTACAAAAAATCTCAACCCGCATCGTCAATGAAGTTGACCACGTTAACCGCATCGTTTACGACATTACCAGCAAGCCACCAGCAACTGTAGAGTGGGAATAA
- a CDS encoding ABC transporter ATP-binding protein, translating to MAYIEVKHSTKRYHMGDTTISANDDVNFEIEKGELVIILGSSGAGKSTLLNILGGMDTNDEGQVIIDGTDIAQLNSHQRTNYRRDDVGFVFQFYNLVANLTAKENVELASEIVKDAMDPVTILKEVGLEKRINNFPAQLSGGEQQRVSIARAVAKKPKILLCDEPTGALDYQTGKQVLQILQDMSRQQGATVIIVTHNSALAPIADRVIHMRDASVKSIKTNDHPQDIASLEY from the coding sequence ATGGCTTATATCGAAGTTAAACATTCTACTAAGCGTTATCATATGGGGGATACCACTATCTCAGCTAATGATGATGTCAATTTCGAGATTGAAAAAGGAGAGTTAGTGATTATTCTGGGATCATCAGGGGCAGGGAAATCAACCCTGCTCAATATTCTGGGAGGAATGGATACCAATGATGAAGGGCAGGTCATTATTGATGGCACAGATATTGCTCAGCTCAATTCGCACCAGCGGACCAATTACCGCCGCGATGATGTGGGCTTTGTTTTTCAATTTTACAATCTGGTAGCCAATCTGACGGCCAAGGAAAATGTCGAATTAGCCTCAGAAATTGTCAAAGATGCCATGGATCCTGTAACGATTCTAAAAGAAGTCGGACTTGAGAAACGGATCAACAATTTTCCAGCGCAACTGTCTGGCGGGGAGCAGCAGCGTGTTTCCATTGCACGCGCCGTAGCTAAAAAACCAAAGATTCTGCTATGTGATGAACCGACCGGTGCCCTTGATTATCAAACTGGTAAACAGGTTCTGCAAATCCTGCAGGACATGTCTCGCCAACAAGGCGCAACGGTCATCATCGTAACCCATAATTCAGCTTTAGCGCCTATTGCAGACCGTGTGATTCATATGCGGGATGCTAGCGTAAAATCTATCAAAACTAATGATCATCCGCAAGATATTGCAAGCCTGGAATACTAG
- a CDS encoding antibiotic biosynthesis monooxygenase family protein gives MTRIQTAVFTVEADYKALFAEKIERDVASMKAWPGNVSAEGWQGDEKDGTVEFILVSKWNYKADFEAWLKRPGHAESHEKPGIQDVRQHVTRSVASYRILAD, from the coding sequence ATGACACGTATACAAACTGCAGTCTTTACTGTTGAGGCGGACTATAAAGCATTGTTTGCAGAAAAGATTGAGCGTGATGTCGCTTCGATGAAAGCTTGGCCTGGTAATGTTTCTGCCGAAGGCTGGCAGGGTGATGAGAAAGATGGAACAGTTGAATTTATTCTCGTTTCAAAATGGAACTATAAGGCTGACTTTGAAGCCTGGTTGAAACGTCCCGGGCATGCTGAAAGTCACGAGAAACCTGGTATTCAGGATGTCCGTCAGCATGTAACTCGAAGCGTAGCGAGCTACCGGATTTTAGCAGATTAA
- a CDS encoding DUF3307 domain-containing protein: MLEILTFSDYLIENPLLTLTLLAHFLADFQWQSQRMADQKSYSIRVLLQHLIIVALPLLVCLVLNPAAGIYLLVVWLSHVVIDSAKFYFVPNMHSQSGQQVIFVGDQILHYLAIFSAYICFKPDTILLISQNSELIRLGLFLTLITKPINIVFKLFFSKYQVSEEPHEPTVAGAGALIGLLERLIMGIFLLFGQFAAIGLVFTAKSIARYDRISKNQAFAEYYLIGSLFSIISVLLVYGILLV; the protein is encoded by the coding sequence ATGCTTGAAATTTTAACTTTCTCGGACTACCTCATAGAGAACCCTTTGCTAACCTTGACCTTATTGGCCCATTTTCTAGCAGATTTTCAATGGCAAAGCCAAAGAATGGCTGATCAGAAATCTTACAGTATACGAGTGCTATTGCAGCACCTTATTATTGTCGCCTTACCTCTGTTAGTCTGTTTGGTTTTGAATCCTGCAGCCGGAATCTATCTTTTGGTTGTTTGGCTTAGCCATGTCGTTATCGATAGTGCTAAGTTTTATTTTGTACCAAATATGCACAGCCAATCCGGACAGCAGGTGATTTTTGTTGGTGACCAGATTTTGCATTATTTGGCTATCTTTTCTGCCTATATTTGCTTTAAACCTGATACCATATTGCTTATCAGCCAGAATAGTGAACTGATTCGTTTGGGCTTATTTTTGACTTTGATTACTAAGCCGATTAATATTGTGTTTAAACTCTTTTTCAGCAAGTATCAAGTTTCTGAGGAACCCCACGAACCAACTGTAGCTGGTGCTGGTGCTCTTATTGGTTTGTTGGAGCGTCTTATTATGGGGATTTTCTTATTGTTTGGGCAATTTGCAGCCATAGGTCTGGTATTTACGGCTAAATCTATTGCTCGTTACGATAGGATTTCGAAAAACCAAGCTTTTGCAGAATATTACCTGATTGGGTCCCTATTCAGCATCATCAGTGTTTTGCTAGTCTATGGTATCTTATTGGTGTGA
- a CDS encoding MarR family winged helix-turn-helix transcriptional regulator, translating into MPHTAIDEHAMENPPSLLLENNLCFSLYVTSREFINRYTPLLAGIGLTYTQYVTMMVLWQEKQILTKDLRAKLFLDSGTLTPVLKKLEDKKLITKERSKMDARDVIVTITADGLALEEEALGVQAEVAKSFEGMEAAGHLMASLQDMMAFFRAQRKEN; encoded by the coding sequence ATGCCTCACACTGCTATTGACGAACATGCTATGGAAAATCCACCATCATTACTATTAGAAAATAACCTCTGTTTTTCCTTATATGTGACTTCACGGGAATTCATTAACCGTTACACACCGCTGCTGGCAGGTATTGGGTTAACCTATACTCAGTATGTCACCATGATGGTGCTTTGGCAGGAGAAGCAGATCCTTACCAAGGACCTTCGCGCGAAACTATTTCTTGATAGCGGAACCTTGACGCCTGTTTTGAAGAAACTGGAAGACAAGAAGCTGATCACCAAGGAGCGCTCAAAAATGGATGCTAGGGATGTGATTGTCACTATTACCGCTGATGGCTTAGCGCTAGAAGAGGAGGCCTTAGGGGTGCAAGCAGAGGTCGCAAAAAGTTTTGAAGGTATGGAAGCTGCCGGCCATCTGATGGCGTCACTGCAGGACATGATGGCTTTCTTCCGGGCACAAAGAAAGGAAAACTAA